The following proteins come from a genomic window of Corallococcus sp. NCRR:
- a CDS encoding TetR/AcrR family transcriptional regulator — translation MVSSSPSRLRARKAVLPDSASADGTRRRILETALQLFASRGFHDASIRDLAKELELRPSALYAHFPSKEHVLAELVRLGHEAHHEGLRTALLGAGAKPVEQLRALVRAHTRLHAMHPQLAVVVNDEIHALPPELAAPSLALREQSAALLMAVIERGRAQGVFSVPHAGVVAAAISAMGLRLPYWFEPTPALDVDALADLHAELALRMLGAKAGK, via the coding sequence ATGGTGTCTTCCTCTCCATCCCGTCTTCGCGCGCGCAAGGCGGTGCTCCCGGACTCGGCGTCGGCTGACGGCACGCGCCGCCGCATCCTGGAGACGGCGCTCCAGCTCTTCGCGAGCCGGGGCTTCCACGACGCGTCCATCCGGGACCTGGCCAAGGAGCTGGAGCTGCGGCCCAGCGCGCTCTACGCGCACTTCCCCTCCAAGGAGCACGTGCTGGCGGAGCTGGTGCGGCTGGGGCACGAGGCGCACCACGAGGGCCTGCGCACGGCGCTGCTCGGCGCGGGGGCGAAGCCGGTGGAGCAGCTCCGGGCCCTGGTCCGGGCGCACACGCGACTGCACGCGATGCATCCGCAGCTGGCCGTGGTGGTGAACGACGAAATCCACGCGCTGCCGCCGGAGCTGGCGGCGCCGTCCCTGGCGCTGCGGGAGCAGTCGGCGGCGCTGCTGATGGCGGTCATCGAGCGGGGGCGCGCCCAGGGCGTGTTCTCCGTGCCGCACGCGGGCGTCGTCGCCGCGGCCATCTCCGCCATGGGGCTGCGGCTGCCCTACTGGTTCGAGCCCACGCCCGCGCTCGACGTGGACGCGCTGGCGGATCTGCACGCGGAGCTGGCGCTGCGGATGCTGGGGGCCAAGGCGGGGAAGTGA